Part of the Mangifera indica cultivar Alphonso chromosome 4, CATAS_Mindica_2.1, whole genome shotgun sequence genome, AACCCTCAGATGATCGCCTTGATTCACGACCCTTCAACTGAAGGTCCTCAGAGCTATATTGTCCTGAATTCTTTTTCCATTGCTTGTCAGCTTCAGACACCACCTTTGACACAGCAGTGTTCTTATCTGTTTGGATTTCAGAAGTTGAGACTTCAAGCTTTGCCTTTTCAACAAACTCCCCAACAAACTGCATGGAAGATTCCTCTAACCGGTGCATGGAACCCAGAGCACCTTCATGGGTGGTGAAGTTTAAAGGCTCTTCGTATGTCTCCTCCTGTCTACCTGTGACAAATGACTCATCATGCACTGATGAACTTCTGCCTTCTGATTGTGTATACAAGCCACTAGAGCCACTTTCTGAGGATTTGCCAGAAACCTTTTCAATTGCAATCCCACTGGTTGGATCAACATACAACGAACCTCTAGCTACCAATTGAGATGAGGGAGGGATCAATCTTGCTTGAGAACTTCTCTCCACCTCCTCAACATCAAACTGTTGTACTCCAGCTTGTGAAACCAAATCCCAAGATGCTTGCGAACTAGAATTCTTAGCCAAGGAATATTCATGAGAACTTTGTGGTCCAGTAGGCTCGTACGCCTCTTTCCTTGATTTTGTTTGCGCAGCTCCTTCATCTATCTGATTATGTCTCTCTCTTGCTGTCCCTGTTGGTTTCACCactgaaattaaaattctttcatGGTCAACAATCCTTCTTTCAGAACTTTTTTGAGACCCAGTATACGTTTTGATGTCACCAGCATGAACCACTGATTCACTGGTGACTTCTTTGGATCCTTTTGTGGTTTGAGTTCTCTGATTATGCTCATGATCAGTCAAGGATGTTTCTGGATGTAAAATGGAAACCAACCTTGAATTTTCTTCCTGGTTCTTTGACCTAGCTTCAGATTGTATAATGGAGGTCTTTGTATGATTAGTGTCATGTGTTTCCGatattctagaaattttttcaGCCTTTGTTCTCAAGTTATTTTGTCCAGTGATCCTTTCACTATTTTGTTGGTATTGTTCTTTTCTTCCCTGAACTGAGCTCTCAACCAAAGTTGTTTCTTGTTTCCAAATATTCATTCTAGACTCAGAATGCCTCTgcgaatttgaaattttttcagtATGAACACCTTGAATTTCAGGAGTTTTGGTAAGTAGGTCAGAGTTTCTCCTTATTTTGCTGTTTCTAGCAGTAAGGCCAACTGCTTGGTGATATTCTTCCCTTGTCAGGTTTTCTTCTCTGCCACTAAATTGCTTTTGAGATTGGGAAGTCATTTCAAAATCACTTGCATGAATCTTCTTTGTTTCCATAGCTTGCCATTGGTTTCTCGATTCATACTGTTCTCTGTCTTGGGTACCCATTTGGTTACTCAGCTTTCTTGTTCCCTTGTCCACATTAACAGCCAAAGTTGATTTCTCGTCCATATTGTCAAACTGTTTACAAGATGTAGATGCCTTTCCATAATTAGTTTCATCTCTTCTATCCATTTCCATATGAATTTGTGAGGATTCCTTTTTGGATTGTGTTTCTGCAACTGATACATCAGTAAGTTTCTTCTCTGATTTCTTTCTGCAATCCCAATCAACACGACTCTCAGGTGCTTTATATCTCTGTTCTGGAACTTCATCATGCCCTACATCTTCACTGCTATGCCTCTTAAGGTCTTCCACCACTTGTGCTCTAAATGGCTCTTCCATATATTGCCCTTCCTTATCCTGAACTTCCTCATCACTCCCAAACTCCCCAGAAGACGAAAACGAGTAATAAGAAGAACAGCTTGAACTCTTGTTCCTTCTTCTACGGTTCTCTTCTCTCGTAATAGCTTCCTTCTCTTTGCACACCCTATACTCTTCCTCCCTCAACTCAATTGTGGTAGACTCAGATTCACACTTCTTGTCAttcttaaacaaatttgaaccaacATTTTTCATTCTCCTTTGGGAACACTCACCGCCATAAGTTCCTCTCTTCTCTACTTCCACTCTATTCTTGTTCCCCCTATAAAATTCACTGCCATAATCTTCACTCGTCTCTAATTCCACTCTCCTAAGTAACCTTTCATTTCTCCCTCTACCACCTAGATAGTCTTCACTAACTTCCTCACTCAATAAATCAATAATTGCCTCAGCATCATCAACCTCACTTAACCGATACCTTCGGATATTTTCTTCTAAAACCGTACAGCTAAATCTCCCCTTCCTTCTCCTATCAAAACCACTTCTACTACCATTTAATTCTTTAATAGAGcacaaaactttataaatacCTTCATTATAAACCGGAGCCTGATAAAAGAATCGGTTTCCACTACCCAAAATCAACCTTCTTGAAGGTGCGCATTGAATAAAAGTGGACTGTCTTAACCCATATAAAAAGCCAGGGCTTGTGGGCACTCTATTATCATGTGAAGCATATGCACAACAACAACAAGAACAACAACAGCTTGAACACGACGAAGTCAATGGGATTCTATCAAATCTTTCATTTAACAAGCTAGAGTAGTCATTGAATGAAAACGAAAGCGAGCCTTTACTTTTAAGTGACACTAAAGTTGAGCTATAATAAGCGTTATGCATTTGGATAGCGAGTGTCTCACCTAGAATTCAGAAACGGGCAATATCAGGGCGGCTTTGGAGCTGAAATAGAAACTGAAACCTCTGTGGATCCGTGAGAATCAGATTTGACGATCAGCTGAAAAAAAGTGAAGGACGTTTCTGCAAAGATTTGTCAACAATGAAAGGCAAAGGACAAGATTGCCGGTGAGTGGCGACGAATCACTGAGTTGACTCGGATGGTTCCGTTATTATGGGCTGTGGACTGTCTCCGTCTGTCTAAAGCCCAAATTTACATATGAGTTGGGCATGGAGATTGAGTTGGGTCATAAAATCCCGGCCCAATTttgttagaatttagttgtacTATTTTTCCGTCCGCTACAATCAAATGGTGCATTCATTAAAGCCAAGgggtaattaaaaattaatcatttttaaggggtgaattcacaaataatctAAACTGACGTCAATAAATTAGAGGTTGACGAAATTAGATATTTTGTAGGGTTGCATCATTGTAGTTAGTTAGTTGTTGAAGAAATTACTCCTCTCTCTGATAAAGTGATGTTTGAGTCATCTCTACCCCTTCAACCAAAAACCGACCAATCCTAGTCATTTTGGCAATCATTCTCAGCCATTTCGTCAATGTTACTCTATGGGCGTTGGACTTGATTGTTCGTCctcaaaagaaaatgatattattcCGCTTAAAATGGATTGGAAGGTTCACAAATCATTTGTATTATCCTGTTACACAAGTTATCTCCACTTCCAAATCTGTGTTTAATTCATAACCAAGAACAGAAGATGCATGTAATTGTCACAGATAGATGGACGGGTATCTTTGTGTTTTATAGCAATCTAAATAGTAT contains:
- the LOC123213926 gene encoding tRNA(adenine(34)) deaminase, chloroplastic; protein product: MHNAYYSSTLVSLKSKGSLSFSFNDYSSLLNERFDRIPLTSSCSSCCCSCCCCAYASHDNRVPTSPGFLYGLRQSTFIQCAPSRRLILGSGNRFFYQAPVYNEGIYKVLCSIKELNGSRSGFDRRRKGRFSCTVLEENIRRYRLSEVDDAEAIIDLLSEEVSEDYLGGRGRNERLLRRVELETSEDYGSEFYRGNKNRVEVEKRGTYGGECSQRRMKNVGSNLFKNDKKCESESTTIELREEEYRVCKEKEAITREENRRRRNKSSSCSSYYSFSSSGEFGSDEEVQDKEGQYMEEPFRAQVVEDLKRHSSEDVGHDEVPEQRYKAPESRVDWDCRKKSEKKLTDVSVAETQSKKESSQIHMEMDRRDETNYGKASTSCKQFDNMDEKSTLAVNVDKGTRKLSNQMGTQDREQYESRNQWQAMETKKIHASDFEMTSQSQKQFSGREENLTREEYHQAVGLTARNSKIRRNSDLLTKTPEIQGVHTEKISNSQRHSESRMNIWKQETTLVESSVQGRKEQYQQNSERITGQNNLRTKAEKISRISETHDTNHTKTSIIQSEARSKNQEENSRLVSILHPETSLTDHEHNQRTQTTKGSKEVTSESVVHAGDIKTYTGSQKSSERRIVDHERILISVVKPTGTARERHNQIDEGAAQTKSRKEAYEPTGPQSSHEYSLAKNSSSQASWDLVSQAGVQQFDVEEVERSSQARLIPPSSQLVARGSLYVDPTSGIAIEKVSGKSSESGSSGLYTQSEGRSSSVHDESFVTGRQEETYEEPLNFTTHEGALGSMHRLEESSMQFVGEFVEKAKLEVSTSEIQTDKNTAVSKVVSEADKQWKKNSGQYSSEDLQLKGRESRRSSEGSGAKGPSDEMWDMTDPSAQPLQSGTPEGSKTAGNVIVKRSGRSLWNIIGDIVRLQWGSHTETPSAAARSDEKSPSIESASSETWFSGLEYDKNSDENVRRERSSMPQAAAPSHQLQPGKTFTQNQGETSDTVGSKNEERHHEAVMPTSSSTLEVGSSSRGSSSAFGEEHLVQKGDGNTGQGTPFGMEVEPSLSRLPARSTRRSPIVEEISETGKIDETRSSYMVQLAQPFSARITEVSGSPGKDGELKQRKLQRNKQVLKYRFDEWEEAYKLETEQKKIDEMFMREALLEAKKAADTWEVPVGAVLVQHGKIIARGCNLVEELRDSTAHAEMICIREASNVLRTWRLAETTLYVTLEPCAMCAGAILQARISTLVWGAPNKLLGADGSWVRLFPNGEDGSEPSDKPAAPVHPFHPKMTIRRGVLASDCAEAMQQFFQLRRRKKEKKPEPLPPPSCFPIANQPTKILTKMQHMFNFVFCL